In Vreelandella piezotolerans, one genomic interval encodes:
- a CDS encoding cell division protein FtsQ/DivIB, which translates to MKKRNAWLGVVLLALLLGAGGRALWLWLDRPIERVSIRGEWEYVSADYLRTQLAPLVQEATWLSADLGELRRRALTIGWLNEVRISREWPNALVFELVEQTPVARWNDDFLLNPEGEPFAFAPLTVPAGLPDLAGPSGSSEEVLAYYQRLLPHFAGLSLSLSQLRLEPRGAWRLQLSSGAWVMLGRRQHGERLARLSASWQRELANVSDHIRYIDLRYPNGVAVAWHGETEFQENESTPSAE; encoded by the coding sequence ATGAAAAAACGCAACGCATGGTTGGGCGTTGTGCTATTGGCGCTGCTGCTGGGTGCCGGTGGTCGAGCGCTATGGCTATGGTTGGATCGCCCCATCGAGCGCGTGTCGATACGAGGCGAATGGGAGTACGTCAGCGCCGACTATCTGCGCACTCAGTTAGCACCCTTGGTACAAGAGGCAACGTGGCTATCGGCTGACTTGGGGGAGCTTCGGCGCCGTGCGCTCACCATCGGCTGGCTCAATGAAGTGCGAATCTCGCGTGAGTGGCCGAATGCGTTGGTGTTCGAACTGGTAGAGCAGACGCCAGTGGCGCGCTGGAACGATGACTTTCTTTTGAATCCCGAAGGCGAGCCGTTTGCTTTTGCGCCTCTAACCGTACCGGCAGGGCTTCCCGACTTGGCAGGACCAAGTGGCAGCAGTGAAGAGGTGTTGGCTTACTATCAGCGCTTGTTACCCCATTTTGCCGGGTTATCGCTATCCCTCTCTCAGCTGCGGTTAGAACCGCGCGGAGCTTGGCGTTTGCAGCTATCCAGTGGTGCCTGGGTCATGCTGGGTCGCCGCCAGCACGGCGAGCGTTTAGCGAGATTGTCAGCCTCATGGCAGCGCGAGCTGGCGAATGTCAGTGATCATATTCGTTACATCGATTTGCGTTACCCTAACGGAGTAGCGGTCGCTTGGCATGGAGAAACAGAGTTTCAGGAAAATGAGTCCACTCCCAGTGCAGAGTAA
- a CDS encoding D-alanine--D-alanine ligase, which translates to MNGSQVGSLERVVVVYGGISAEREVSLKSGAAILAALRRQGVDAIGYDPKEGGLAGLERLDPSAVFVALHGRGGEDGTFQGALELLGVPYTGSGVLASALGMDKQRTKQVWQAVGLPTPECIMLDERADWVAVVERLGLPMMVKPVHEGSTLGISIVKSQEELRAAYTEAAKFDARVMAERFVVGDEYTVALLGNDVLPAIRVEVPGGFYDYEAKYIANTTQYHLPCGLSWEDEQSLAALCKEAFAAVGGEGWGRIDVMRDTSGQFWLIEVNTVPGMTDHSLVPQAAAHAGIGFDELVLRILQTALSAASAS; encoded by the coding sequence ATGAACGGCAGTCAAGTCGGCTCCTTGGAGCGCGTCGTCGTGGTATATGGCGGCATTTCCGCCGAGCGAGAGGTGTCTCTCAAAAGTGGCGCGGCGATTTTAGCTGCCCTGAGGCGACAGGGTGTCGACGCGATCGGTTATGACCCTAAAGAGGGCGGCCTCGCTGGGCTCGAGCGCTTGGATCCCAGCGCGGTGTTCGTTGCGCTGCATGGTCGCGGTGGAGAGGATGGTACCTTTCAAGGGGCGCTAGAGCTGCTGGGCGTACCCTACACTGGAAGCGGCGTCTTGGCCTCTGCGCTGGGAATGGATAAACAGCGCACCAAACAGGTGTGGCAGGCCGTAGGCCTGCCCACGCCTGAGTGCATCATGCTCGACGAGCGCGCCGACTGGGTCGCTGTGGTCGAGCGGCTCGGGCTCCCGATGATGGTCAAACCGGTGCATGAGGGCTCCACCCTGGGCATCAGTATCGTCAAGAGCCAAGAAGAGCTTCGAGCGGCGTATACGGAGGCGGCCAAATTCGATGCGCGTGTAATGGCCGAACGATTTGTCGTCGGCGATGAGTACACCGTAGCGCTGCTGGGAAATGATGTCTTGCCTGCCATTCGCGTCGAGGTGCCAGGCGGTTTCTACGACTACGAAGCCAAGTACATCGCCAACACTACGCAGTATCACTTACCCTGTGGTCTATCCTGGGAGGATGAGCAGTCCCTGGCAGCGTTGTGCAAAGAGGCGTTTGCCGCTGTAGGAGGCGAGGGGTGGGGACGTATTGACGTCATGCGTGACACGTCAGGTCAGTTCTGGCTCATCGAGGTCAATACGGTGCCGGGAATGACCGATCATAGTCTCGTTCCGCAGGCGGCTGCCCACGCAGGTATTGGCTTCGACGAGTTGGTCTTGCGGATCCTACAGACTGCCCTCTCAGCGGCCAGCGCATCATGA
- the murC gene encoding UDP-N-acetylmuramate--L-alanine ligase produces MPPQGVRPSGPGMRRIQRLHFVGIGGAGMCGIAEVLANQGYQVSGSDMKASPVVERLRQCGVTVAIGHAEANVRGADVVVVSSAIDETNPEIRWAHEHRVPVVRRAEMLAELMRFRHGIAVAGTHGKTTTTSLTATLLAEGGLDPTFVIGGKLTSAGANARLGEGDYLVAEADESDASFLHLQPMVSIVTNIDADHMATYGGDFERLKSTFIEFLHNLPFYGLAVLCIDDPHVRGLCEQVKRQFVTYGFDDDADYRIVDFAQQGGEVSFTALRPGGAAPLAIRLAMPGRHNALNAMAAIVVATDAGVSDEAIQRGLTGFAGVGRRFQVHGHFPAPTGGGEVMLVDDYGHHPREVDMVIQAVRAGWPDRRLVMLYQPHRYSRTRDLYEDFVRVLSQVDTLVLLDVYSAGEAVLPGAEGRTLAGSIRQRGEVDPLFVEHKHELPALLTNVLRPGDILITQGAGDVGGISLRLAQARLELDEVAL; encoded by the coding sequence ATGCCGCCGCAAGGGGTCCGTCCGTCGGGCCCCGGTATGCGTCGTATTCAGCGGCTGCATTTCGTGGGTATCGGTGGGGCAGGCATGTGCGGAATCGCCGAGGTATTGGCGAACCAAGGCTACCAAGTCAGCGGTAGCGATATGAAAGCATCCCCCGTAGTAGAGCGGCTGCGCCAGTGCGGTGTCACGGTGGCGATCGGCCATGCAGAAGCAAATGTTCGAGGGGCTGACGTGGTCGTCGTCTCCAGCGCCATCGATGAAACCAACCCTGAGATACGCTGGGCCCATGAGCACCGGGTGCCGGTGGTGCGTCGTGCCGAGATGCTGGCAGAGTTGATGCGTTTTCGCCACGGCATTGCCGTGGCGGGTACCCATGGTAAAACCACCACGACTAGCTTGACGGCCACGCTACTCGCAGAAGGAGGGTTGGACCCAACGTTCGTCATCGGTGGCAAGCTGACGAGTGCAGGCGCCAATGCCCGTTTGGGCGAGGGCGATTATCTGGTGGCCGAGGCCGACGAGTCCGACGCGTCGTTTTTGCACCTGCAGCCCATGGTATCGATCGTGACCAACATCGATGCCGACCATATGGCGACGTATGGCGGTGACTTCGAGCGGCTCAAAAGCACCTTCATCGAATTTCTACATAATCTGCCTTTTTATGGATTGGCCGTGCTGTGCATAGATGACCCGCATGTGCGCGGTTTATGTGAGCAAGTAAAACGGCAGTTCGTGACGTATGGCTTCGATGACGATGCCGACTACCGTATCGTCGATTTTGCACAGCAAGGTGGCGAAGTGTCGTTCACTGCGCTGCGTCCAGGTGGCGCTGCACCGTTGGCCATTCGACTAGCCATGCCGGGTCGGCATAACGCGCTCAATGCTATGGCGGCGATCGTAGTGGCGACGGACGCAGGCGTTAGCGATGAGGCGATTCAACGGGGCCTTACCGGGTTTGCAGGTGTTGGACGTCGTTTTCAAGTGCATGGACACTTCCCTGCCCCCACGGGGGGAGGTGAGGTCATGCTGGTGGACGACTACGGGCACCACCCCCGCGAGGTCGACATGGTGATTCAAGCCGTGCGAGCGGGTTGGCCCGACCGCCGGTTGGTGATGCTCTACCAGCCCCATCGCTACAGCCGAACGCGGGATCTCTACGAAGACTTCGTGCGTGTTCTTTCCCAAGTAGATACGCTGGTGCTCTTGGACGTGTACAGTGCGGGCGAAGCCGTGCTGCCGGGAGCCGAAGGGCGCACACTAGCCGGTTCTATTCGCCAGCGAGGCGAGGTCGATCCGCTATTTGTCGAGCACAAGCATGAACTGCCCGCTTTGCTGACCAACGTGTTACGTCCCGGAGATATCCTAATTACTCAGGGGGCAGGGGACGTGGGCGGTATTTCGCTACGTTTGGCGCAGGCCAGATTGGAGTTGGATGAGGTGGCGTTATGA
- the murG gene encoding undecaprenyldiphospho-muramoylpentapeptide beta-N-acetylglucosaminyltransferase produces MTNSRRRILIMAGGTGGHVIPALSLAHALQAKGVDVEWLGSPRGIENQLVPKAGILLHTIAIGGLRGKGLAGWCKAPLNLFKAVLQARRVIQRFKPDVVVGLGGFASGPGGLAAWLSRVPLVIHEQNAVAGLTNKVLSRLATRTYAAFDDAFGHRAEVIGNPVREDIAALGECPRQTTELEGRPLRLLVVGGSLGAVALNERLPAALAALPPERRPDVRHQAGKERDVATAQAYAERGIVADVSPFIDDMAAAYAWADLVVCRAGALTVAELAAAAKPALLVPFPFAVDDHQRVNADVLVKAGAAQCVVQSALTPERLTRLLDELLDPDRLADMASKARQAAHLDATERLAAGCLGLAKQGETA; encoded by the coding sequence GTGACCAACTCACGTCGACGGATATTGATCATGGCCGGGGGAACCGGCGGGCACGTCATTCCTGCGCTCTCGTTGGCGCATGCGTTACAGGCCAAGGGTGTCGACGTGGAATGGCTAGGAAGCCCGCGCGGCATCGAAAATCAGTTGGTGCCCAAGGCAGGTATTCTACTACACACCATTGCCATCGGAGGGCTGCGCGGTAAAGGGCTCGCTGGCTGGTGCAAAGCCCCTCTCAATCTTTTCAAGGCGGTGTTGCAGGCCCGACGTGTTATTCAGCGTTTCAAGCCCGATGTCGTCGTGGGTCTGGGGGGGTTTGCCAGTGGTCCTGGCGGGTTAGCGGCGTGGTTGTCACGGGTGCCGCTGGTCATTCATGAACAGAATGCCGTCGCGGGTCTCACCAATAAGGTGCTGTCTCGGCTGGCGACTCGAACCTATGCGGCTTTCGACGATGCGTTCGGCCACCGCGCCGAGGTCATCGGTAACCCGGTGCGCGAAGATATCGCGGCGTTGGGAGAGTGCCCCAGACAGACGACCGAGCTGGAGGGCCGTCCGCTGAGGCTATTGGTAGTCGGTGGCTCTCTGGGTGCCGTTGCGCTCAATGAGCGGCTTCCCGCAGCGCTGGCTGCGCTACCGCCAGAGCGGCGTCCCGATGTTCGTCATCAAGCCGGTAAAGAGCGTGATGTCGCCACGGCTCAAGCCTATGCGGAACGGGGCATTGTCGCGGACGTTAGCCCTTTTATTGATGATATGGCAGCAGCCTACGCATGGGCTGATCTAGTGGTCTGCCGTGCGGGGGCGTTGACAGTGGCCGAGCTGGCGGCTGCCGCCAAGCCTGCCCTGTTGGTGCCTTTTCCCTTTGCTGTCGATGACCATCAGCGTGTCAATGCCGATGTGTTGGTCAAGGCGGGAGCGGCGCAGTGCGTGGTGCAATCGGCCCTCACGCCGGAGCGTTTGACTCGATTACTCGATGAATTATTAGACCCTGACAGGCTGGCAGACATGGCGTCGAAGGCGCGACAGGCCGCGCACCTCGACGCTACAGAGCGTCTTGCAGCAGGCTGTTTGGGCTTGGCGAAGCAAGGAGAAACTGCGTGA
- the ftsW gene encoding putative lipid II flippase FtsW, which translates to MSDESLSRLQRLRAALTTQHLPCDIWLILAVVALAGLGWIMVSSASIGLLENSYHYSRQHGIFLVLAITACLFMLCVPLELWRQNAALILLVSIFMLVVVLIVGQEVNGSKRWISLPGPLPSLQVSELAKVGLIFYMAAFMSRFTYELRQRAFTMWRPLAVLAVPASLLFLAPDFGGMVVYTVCVIGMLMMSGASLTLLLGSGGVLGFGAVMMVVMEPYRLARWTSFLDPWADQFATGYQLTQALIAFGRGHVTGTGLGNSVQKLHYLPEAHTDFIFAVVAEELGMLGAIAVVLLFTLFIVRAMWVGRRAELAGHLFGAYVSYGIGFIVAAQAFINMAVSSGLLPTKGLTLPLISYGGSSLLVTGMMIGLLLRVDAETRHRPRRTPTPYRARREPRLS; encoded by the coding sequence ATGAGCGACGAGTCACTTAGCCGGCTACAGCGCCTGCGCGCTGCTCTGACGACCCAGCATCTTCCCTGTGATATCTGGTTGATTCTTGCCGTCGTAGCGTTGGCTGGGCTGGGCTGGATCATGGTCAGCTCTGCATCCATAGGACTGCTAGAAAATAGCTACCACTATTCCCGGCAGCACGGCATTTTTCTCGTGCTGGCCATTACGGCTTGCCTATTCATGCTGTGCGTGCCGCTGGAGCTATGGCGTCAGAACGCGGCGCTCATCCTGCTCGTCAGTATTTTCATGCTCGTGGTGGTACTGATCGTCGGTCAAGAAGTGAACGGCAGTAAGCGCTGGATTTCTCTGCCGGGGCCACTACCGAGCCTGCAGGTCTCGGAGCTGGCAAAAGTGGGGCTGATTTTCTACATGGCGGCGTTCATGTCCCGCTTCACTTACGAATTGCGTCAACGGGCATTTACCATGTGGCGGCCGTTGGCCGTACTGGCCGTGCCCGCTAGCCTATTGTTTCTCGCCCCAGATTTCGGCGGTATGGTGGTCTATACCGTGTGTGTCATCGGCATGCTGATGATGAGTGGTGCCTCGTTGACGCTACTACTGGGCAGCGGCGGGGTGTTGGGGTTTGGCGCGGTCATGATGGTCGTCATGGAGCCTTATCGCTTGGCGCGCTGGACCAGCTTTCTCGATCCTTGGGCCGATCAGTTCGCCACCGGTTATCAGTTGACCCAGGCATTGATTGCCTTTGGTCGTGGCCATGTCACCGGCACTGGCCTTGGCAATAGCGTGCAAAAACTTCACTACCTGCCGGAAGCGCATACGGACTTCATTTTTGCCGTGGTGGCCGAAGAGTTGGGCATGTTAGGCGCTATTGCCGTGGTCCTGCTGTTTACCCTATTCATTGTACGCGCGATGTGGGTAGGCCGCCGGGCAGAGCTGGCAGGTCATCTATTCGGTGCCTACGTCAGCTATGGCATTGGATTCATCGTGGCCGCTCAGGCGTTCATCAATATGGCGGTGAGCTCAGGATTGCTCCCTACCAAAGGGCTAACGTTGCCGCTGATTAGTTATGGCGGTTCGAGCCTACTGGTGACCGGTATGATGATTGGGCTGCTGCTTCGGGTCGATGCCGAGACCCGTCATCGCCCGCGTCGTACGCCGACGCCCTACCGCGCTCGCCGAGAGCCGCGTTTATCGTAA
- the murD gene encoding UDP-N-acetylmuramoyl-L-alanine--D-glutamate ligase, giving the protein MVQVPNGFTVVVGLGVSGQAICRHLTQLGRPFMVADTRETPPGLEAFQQAHPAVHVHCGALTLLDMRDAYEVVVSPGVDPYTAGLEGLLERHNPTTGEPMLVGEIALFKRAVKAPIAAITGSNAKSTVTTLLGEMAAASGIKAAVGGNLGTPALDLLAEQPDAELFILELSSFQLETTPWLGAASVAFLNLCDDHLDRHGDLAGYRQAKQRIFLGADHAVVNADDDQTWPESMLNHVEYFSSEPPIGQSWGLDERQGRWWLMHGQTPWLAADELQLAGRHHYANALAALAMGNALGFGRADMCRALRAFAGLPHRSEWIADINGVRWVNDSKGTNVGATLAAINGIGPTLDGKLILLAGGVGKGADFTPLTAPLAECARAAIVFGTDAPRLMETLAGALPVERVEHLTQAMEVAFAMAEPGDCVLLSPACASLDQFANYQARGDAFRQWVIHKRNELTI; this is encoded by the coding sequence ATGGTGCAGGTACCCAACGGATTTACGGTGGTCGTCGGGCTAGGAGTTTCTGGCCAGGCCATTTGCCGTCATCTTACCCAGTTGGGTAGGCCGTTCATGGTGGCGGATACCCGCGAGACCCCGCCGGGACTCGAAGCCTTTCAGCAAGCGCACCCTGCTGTTCACGTACACTGCGGTGCCTTGACACTGTTGGATATGCGCGATGCGTACGAGGTCGTCGTCAGTCCCGGTGTCGATCCCTATACGGCAGGTTTGGAGGGGTTGTTAGAGCGTCATAACCCGACCACCGGAGAGCCTATGCTCGTGGGGGAAATTGCGCTGTTCAAGCGTGCCGTCAAGGCACCCATCGCCGCGATTACCGGGTCAAATGCCAAATCCACCGTTACCACACTGCTCGGCGAGATGGCCGCTGCCTCGGGAATCAAGGCCGCGGTGGGGGGCAATTTAGGGACACCCGCGCTCGATCTGTTGGCGGAGCAGCCGGACGCTGAGCTCTTCATTTTGGAGCTATCCAGCTTTCAGCTAGAAACGACCCCGTGGCTAGGCGCTGCGTCGGTAGCGTTCTTGAATCTTTGCGACGACCATCTGGATCGGCACGGCGACCTGGCGGGTTACCGTCAGGCCAAGCAGCGCATCTTCCTGGGGGCCGATCACGCCGTGGTGAACGCAGACGACGACCAGACGTGGCCAGAGTCGATGCTAAACCATGTCGAGTATTTCAGCAGTGAGCCACCCATCGGCCAGTCCTGGGGGCTCGACGAGCGCCAGGGGCGCTGGTGGTTGATGCATGGGCAGACGCCTTGGTTGGCGGCTGACGAGCTTCAGTTGGCGGGTCGGCATCATTATGCCAATGCGCTGGCTGCACTGGCGATGGGAAACGCGCTAGGCTTTGGCCGCGCGGACATGTGCCGTGCTCTGCGAGCATTCGCGGGTTTGCCCCATCGAAGCGAATGGATCGCCGATATTAACGGGGTCCGCTGGGTCAATGATTCCAAAGGAACCAACGTTGGGGCCACGCTGGCGGCCATCAACGGTATTGGTCCCACTCTCGATGGAAAGCTCATCCTGCTGGCGGGGGGCGTGGGCAAGGGCGCTGACTTTACGCCCCTAACGGCTCCACTTGCTGAGTGTGCCCGTGCGGCGATCGTGTTTGGCACCGATGCGCCTCGTTTGATGGAAACGCTGGCAGGGGCACTGCCCGTGGAGCGGGTCGAGCACTTGACGCAGGCCATGGAAGTCGCCTTTGCCATGGCCGAGCCCGGTGATTGTGTGCTGCTGTCTCCCGCCTGTGCCAGCTTGGATCAATTTGCTAACTATCAAGCCCGTGGTGATGCCTTTCGTCAGTGGGTGATACATAAACGCAATGAGTTGACGATATGA
- the mraY gene encoding phospho-N-acetylmuramoyl-pentapeptide-transferase — protein MLLHLANFLAQYQSTFQVFNYLTLRVILAALTALMLCLWLGPWVIRRLVEGQIGQAVRDDGPQSHLSKAGTPTMGGAMILLAIAISTLVWGDLTNHYVWVVLLVTLGFGAIGWVDDYRKVVEKNPRGLPARWKYFWQSVVGIGAAVVLYATATTPAETSLLIPMFKDVALPLGVFYIVLSYFVIVGSSNAVNLTDGLDGLAIMPTVLVAMGLSVFAYASGNAVFANYLHIPFIHGTGELAVFCATIAGAGLGFLWFNTYPAQVFMGDVGALALGAALGVVAVIVRQEIVLFIMGGIFVLETVSVILQVGSYKLTGRRIFRMAPLHHHYELKGWPEPRVIVRFWIITVVLVLLGLATLKLR, from the coding sequence ATGTTACTTCATTTGGCGAATTTCTTAGCCCAATATCAGTCTACGTTTCAAGTTTTTAACTATTTGACGTTACGCGTGATTTTGGCAGCGCTAACGGCATTGATGCTGTGTCTTTGGTTAGGACCGTGGGTCATTCGCCGACTGGTAGAAGGCCAAATTGGCCAAGCAGTGAGAGATGATGGCCCCCAGTCGCATCTCTCGAAAGCGGGCACCCCGACCATGGGGGGCGCGATGATTCTATTGGCAATTGCCATTAGTACGCTGGTCTGGGGCGATTTGACCAACCACTATGTGTGGGTCGTGCTACTGGTGACACTGGGGTTTGGGGCGATTGGTTGGGTCGATGATTACCGTAAAGTGGTCGAGAAGAATCCCCGAGGCCTGCCAGCGCGTTGGAAATACTTCTGGCAGTCGGTCGTGGGTATTGGAGCGGCCGTGGTGCTCTACGCAACGGCCACCACGCCTGCAGAAACCAGCCTGCTCATTCCCATGTTCAAGGACGTCGCGCTTCCGCTGGGCGTCTTTTACATCGTGCTGAGTTACTTTGTGATCGTGGGTAGCTCGAATGCCGTCAACCTCACTGATGGCTTGGATGGTTTGGCGATCATGCCGACTGTGCTTGTGGCCATGGGGCTCTCGGTCTTTGCCTACGCCAGCGGCAACGCGGTATTCGCGAACTATCTCCATATTCCTTTCATTCACGGTACCGGTGAGCTGGCGGTCTTCTGCGCCACCATCGCGGGCGCCGGTCTTGGCTTTCTGTGGTTCAACACGTACCCCGCCCAAGTGTTCATGGGGGATGTCGGTGCCCTGGCGCTGGGCGCGGCGCTCGGCGTGGTGGCGGTCATCGTTCGTCAAGAGATCGTGCTGTTCATCATGGGCGGTATTTTCGTGTTGGAAACCGTCTCCGTGATCTTACAGGTGGGCTCCTACAAACTCACCGGTCGCCGTATCTTCCGCATGGCCCCGTTACACCACCATTATGAGTTGAAAGGGTGGCCGGAGCCGCGGGTCATCGTGCGCTTTTGGATTATTACGGTGGTGCTGGTACTACTCGGCCTCGCCACGCTGAAACTGCGATAA
- a CDS encoding UDP-N-acetylmuramoyl-tripeptide--D-alanyl-D-alanine ligase gives MMWTLTEVAAALGVGVSPINGAQWVSSVVTDTRKIIPGCLFVALKGPRFDGHAFVEQAREQGAVAALVERPVESALPQLVCSDTRLGLGLLAKAWRRRFDLPLIAVTGNSGKTTVKEITAALLSPLGDVLATSGNLNNDIGAPLTLLRLSHEHQAGVIELGANHLGEIAWTSQLTAPQVAIITNVTGAHVGEFGGMGQIAQAKSEILSGLGSDGTAVINRDDRYHDFWSACAAPRRCVSYGLHEDADVHAQALSCDPQGRYAFTLVAHGQRLGDVNLPLIGKHNVSNALAASAAALALGVSSQDVVAGLGGLTSLSGRLSLVAGLRHSTLLDDTYNANPGAVKAALDALASFPAPRWCALGAMGELGGESQALHAEVGRYAASLGIDMLVTYGEAARAASDAFGRGQHFDDHETLVRHIIHSLPPHATLLVKGSRSAGMEMVITALRADETR, from the coding sequence CTGATGTGGACGTTAACAGAAGTGGCCGCTGCACTGGGTGTCGGCGTGTCGCCCATCAACGGCGCTCAATGGGTGTCGTCTGTCGTGACCGACACGCGGAAAATCATTCCTGGATGCCTGTTTGTCGCGTTAAAAGGACCGCGTTTCGATGGCCACGCGTTCGTCGAGCAAGCAAGGGAGCAGGGGGCTGTCGCCGCGTTGGTGGAGCGTCCGGTGGAAAGCGCTCTGCCGCAGTTGGTGTGTTCGGATACGCGGCTTGGGCTGGGGTTGTTGGCCAAGGCTTGGCGTCGTCGGTTCGACCTCCCGCTCATCGCCGTCACCGGTAATAGCGGTAAGACCACGGTAAAAGAGATCACCGCTGCCTTGCTGTCACCGCTCGGTGACGTACTAGCGACCTCGGGCAATTTGAATAACGATATCGGTGCGCCGCTGACGCTGTTGCGTTTATCTCACGAGCATCAAGCGGGCGTGATCGAGCTGGGGGCTAATCATCTGGGCGAGATCGCTTGGACGAGCCAGCTCACCGCACCGCAAGTAGCGATCATAACCAACGTGACCGGGGCGCATGTTGGCGAATTTGGCGGCATGGGGCAGATTGCTCAGGCAAAAAGTGAGATCTTATCTGGGCTTGGGTCCGATGGCACGGCCGTCATCAACCGAGACGATCGCTACCACGATTTTTGGTCAGCTTGTGCCGCCCCTAGGCGTTGTGTCAGCTACGGCTTACATGAGGATGCCGACGTTCACGCCCAGGCACTTTCCTGCGACCCTCAGGGGCGGTATGCTTTCACGCTTGTTGCGCACGGCCAGCGCCTCGGTGACGTCAATCTGCCACTGATTGGGAAGCATAACGTCAGCAACGCACTCGCTGCATCGGCAGCGGCACTGGCGCTCGGCGTGTCATCGCAAGACGTGGTGGCCGGGTTGGGCGGATTGACGTCACTGTCAGGTCGCCTAAGCCTAGTGGCTGGTCTACGTCATTCTACGCTGCTCGATGACACCTACAATGCCAACCCCGGCGCAGTGAAAGCCGCGCTAGACGCGCTAGCCAGCTTTCCAGCGCCACGCTGGTGCGCGTTGGGGGCGATGGGGGAGTTAGGCGGCGAGTCGCAAGCCCTTCACGCCGAGGTGGGTCGCTACGCTGCGTCGCTGGGCATCGATATGCTGGTGACCTACGGCGAAGCAGCCCGTGCGGCCTCGGATGCCTTTGGTCGTGGGCAGCATTTTGACGATCACGAGACGCTTGTGCGTCATATTATTCATTCTCTTCCACCCCACGCCACATTGCTGGTGAAAGGGTCGCGTAGTGCTGGCATGGAAATGGTCATTACGGCATTGCGCGCGGATGAAACAAGGTAA